One window from the genome of Desulforamulus ruminis DSM 2154 encodes:
- the ytaF gene encoding sporulation membrane protein YtaF: MNILGIILISLALNLDALGVGFSYGIRKIKLPLLSMIFICLISIASLGLSMLAGCAINHYLSAAIAKHMGGGILVFMGAWAIFQYFHSKTLMPVRDIAESHTTTVPDITTLFQLRLFGILIQVLKDPQVADADQSGTISIQESLLLGMALALDSIGAGVAISLLGYNILTMALCVGACQFIFTYCGTLAGAKLSKTSMGRQMALLPGFILVIIGISRFF; encoded by the coding sequence GTGAACATTTTAGGCATAATCCTTATTTCCTTAGCTTTAAATTTAGATGCTTTAGGGGTGGGATTTTCCTATGGAATTCGCAAAATAAAACTTCCTCTGTTGTCCATGATCTTTATTTGCCTTATATCCATAGCCAGTCTAGGTTTATCCATGCTGGCAGGCTGTGCCATAAATCATTACTTATCCGCCGCCATTGCTAAACATATGGGAGGCGGCATTTTAGTCTTTATGGGAGCCTGGGCAATCTTCCAATACTTTCATTCTAAAACCCTTATGCCCGTTAGAGATATAGCGGAATCCCATACCACCACCGTACCGGATATTACCACTTTATTTCAATTGCGGCTATTTGGTATACTGATACAAGTTTTAAAAGATCCACAGGTGGCGGATGCCGACCAGTCAGGTACAATTTCTATACAGGAATCACTTTTATTGGGTATGGCCTTAGCCCTGGACTCCATTGGAGCGGGAGTAGCCATTTCTTTGCTGGGGTACAATATTTTAACCATGGCCCTCTGCGTGGGCGCATGTCAGTTTATCTTTACCTATTGTGGAACACTGGCTGGTGCAAAATTAAGCAAAACATCTATGGGCAGGCAAATGGCCCTTCTGCCCGGATTTATTTTAGTAATTATCGGTATCAGCAGATTTTTTTAG
- the nrdD gene encoding anaerobic ribonucleoside-triphosphate reductase yields MMKITVHGNLTEKEIESIITEEKGRFASRQKEIAEIEISEINREELEVKTWAQSDIRRVRRITGYLSTVDRFNDAKREELKERVVHL; encoded by the coding sequence ATGATGAAAATAACAGTTCATGGCAACCTAACCGAGAAAGAGATTGAAAGCATCATCACCGAAGAGAAAGGACGATTTGCTTCGCGGCAGAAAGAAATCGCTGAGATTGAAATATCGGAGATTAACCGTGAGGAGTTAGAAGTGAAAACCTGGGCCCAATCGGATATTCGCCGGGTTAGGCGTATCACAGGGTATTTGAGTACGGTAGACCGGTTTAATGATGCAAAAAGGGAAGAATTAAAGGAAAGGGTCGTGCATTTGTAG
- a CDS encoding EFR1 family ferrodoxin (N-terminal region resembles flavodoxins. C-terminal ferrodoxin region binds two 4Fe-4S clusters.), protein MIKQTQIYYMSGTGNTRRVAHWFADVAREKGIPSKIYQITKHGRQPKVNTCSTNLLGILFPTHGFTAPWLIIRFVLSLPRGKGTQAFAVATRAGLKIGPVFTPGFEGTAVYLVALLLLLKGYNIRLLSGIDMVSNWLALHWGLSPANSRAIIDRNKPRALKMANILYSGGRYIRGQVQLVLGILLFQISLGYLLMGRFMLAKLFYANENCNGCGLCEKNCPTGSVKMRGWKKKRPFWSLTCESCMRCMGFCPKKAVEASHPLFAVMIYLISIPLSAYILYLFGQQVTWLTNLSGWARVIVNYVYSLSVITAAYFIFMLLMRIPLINRLLTYLTPVHYYRRYHEPDTKLKDFLE, encoded by the coding sequence TTGATCAAACAAACTCAAATATACTATATGTCCGGTACAGGCAATACCCGCAGAGTAGCTCACTGGTTTGCTGATGTGGCCCGGGAAAAGGGGATTCCCAGTAAGATTTATCAAATAACCAAACATGGCCGCCAACCTAAAGTCAATACCTGTTCTACAAATCTCTTAGGCATTTTGTTTCCTACACATGGATTCACGGCTCCCTGGCTAATCATACGATTTGTATTGAGCTTACCTCGGGGTAAGGGGACACAGGCCTTTGCCGTTGCCACAAGAGCCGGTCTAAAAATAGGACCCGTTTTTACTCCGGGTTTTGAGGGAACTGCCGTTTATCTTGTTGCCTTACTGCTTTTATTAAAAGGCTACAACATCAGACTGCTGAGCGGCATTGATATGGTAAGCAACTGGCTGGCCCTTCACTGGGGCCTAAGTCCTGCAAACTCTAGAGCCATCATTGACAGGAACAAGCCCCGGGCCTTAAAGATGGCCAATATCTTATATTCCGGCGGAAGGTACATTCGGGGTCAGGTGCAGCTTGTTTTAGGTATTTTGCTATTCCAGATCTCCCTTGGTTACTTGCTGATGGGAAGATTTATGCTGGCAAAGTTATTTTACGCCAATGAAAACTGCAACGGTTGTGGGCTTTGCGAAAAAAACTGTCCCACAGGTTCTGTTAAAATGAGAGGCTGGAAAAAGAAACGACCTTTTTGGTCCTTAACCTGTGAATCTTGTATGCGGTGCATGGGATTTTGTCCAAAAAAAGCGGTGGAAGCAAGTCATCCCCTTTTTGCGGTAATGATTTATTTAATTTCCATTCCTTTGTCTGCTTATATATTGTACTTATTTGGTCAACAAGTAACCTGGCTGACCAACCTTAGCGGCTGGGCTCGTGTAATTGTAAACTATGTTTATTCTCTTTCGGTTATAACAGCCGCCTATTTTATATTTATGCTACTAATGCGTATACCCTTGATAAATAGATTATTGACCTATTTGACTCCGGTTCATTACTACCGAAGATATCATGAACCGGATACAAAGTTAAAAGATTTTTTAGAGTAA